In a genomic window of Trachemys scripta elegans isolate TJP31775 chromosome 12, CAS_Tse_1.0, whole genome shotgun sequence:
- the LOC117885967 gene encoding olfactory receptor 14A16-like has product MSNQTSMTEFLLLRFSGVRELQLLHFLVFLVLYLAALMGNLLIITVIALDHHLHTPMYFFLLNLSFIDLCYISVPIPKSMVNSLTNSRSISYSGCLTQVFLFPLFAVAELSFLTVMAYDRYVAICQPLHYVTIMNRRACVRIAASAWFSSILSSALHTGTTFALTFCGGNMVDQFFCEIPQLLKLTCSDTYRRESGAIVFSACLSLSCFAFIIVSYVQIFTTVLRIPSEQGRRKAFSTCLPHLFVVSLFLWTLTVAYLKPTSSSTSGWDLVVGVLYSVVPPMMNPIIYSMRNKEIQAALRRLIAGRLFTMNIKSIVLP; this is encoded by the coding sequence ATGAGCAACCAAACTTCAATGACCGAGTTTCTTCTCTTGAGATTCTCTGGTGTTCGGGAGCTGCAGTTGTTACACTTTCTTGTGTTTCTAGTTCTTTATCTGGCAGCCTTGATGGGGAATCTTCTCATCATCACAGTCATAGCCCTTGACCATcatcttcacacccccatgtacttcttcctgctCAACTTATCCTTCATAGACCTCTGCTACATCTCTGTCCCCATTCCTAAATCCATGGTCAATTCACTAACCAACTCCAGGTCAATTTCTTATTCTGGGTGCCTCACCCAAGTCTTTCTCTTTCCCTTGTTCGCTGTAGCTGAGCTCAGCTTCCTCACTGTCATGGCATACGATCGATATGTCGCCATCTGCCAACCTCTTCATTATGTGACTATAATGAACAGAAGAGCTTGTGTCCGAATAGCAGCCAGTGCATGGTTCAGTAGTATTCTCAGCTCTGCACTACACACTGGGACCACATTTGCATTAACCTTCTGTGGAGGGAACATggtggatcagttcttctgtgaaatcccccagctacTCAAGCTCACCTGCTCTGACACATACCGCAGAGAATCTGGGGCAATTGTATTTAGTGCTTGTTTATCTTTAAGCTGCTTTGCTTTTATAATTGTGTCGTATGTTCAGATCTTCACCACAGTGCTGAgaatcccctctgagcagggccggcgtaAAGCCTTTTCTACCTGCCTTCCTCACCTCTTCGTGGTTTCCTTGTTCCTCTGGACTCTTACTGTTGCCTATCTGAAGCCCACTTCTAGCTCAACATCAGGGTGGGATCTCGTGGTGGGTGTTCTCTATTCCGTGGTGCCTCCAATGATGAATCCCATCATCTACAGCATGAGGAACAAGGAGATCCAAGCTGCCCTGAGGAGACTGATAGCAGGGAGATTATTCACTATGAATATAAAGTCCATAGTTCTCCCTTGA
- the LOC117885962 gene encoding olfactory receptor 14A16-like, producing the protein MSNQTTVTEFLLLGFSDVRELQILHFVVFLMIYLVALMGNLLIITAIALDHHLHTPMYFFLVNLSILDLGSISVTIPKSMANSLMNTRSISYSGCFTQVFLFIIFISADFALLTVMAYDRHIAICRPLHYETVMNRRSCVQMAAGVWISGILYSALHTGSTLVISFCGGNVMDQFFCEIPQLLKLACFDSDFNETVAIVFSACLALSCFVFIIVSYVQIFKAVLRIPSAQGRRKAFSTCLPHLTVVSLFICTGTVAYLKPASSSASGLDLMVGVLYSVVPPMMNPIIYSMRNREVKGSLSKLIGWRLFSKNKMFIFLY; encoded by the coding sequence ATGTCCAATCAAACCACTGTGACcgagttccttctcctgggattctctgatgttcgggAGCTGCAGATTTTACACTTTGTGGTGTTCCTGATGATTTACCTGGTGGCCCTGATGGGGAATCTTCTCATCATCACAGCCATAGCCCTCGACCACcatcttcacacccccatgtacttcttcctggtgAACCTGTCCATCCTAGACCTCGGCTCCATCTCTGTCACCATCCCCAAATCCATGGCCAATTCCCTCATGAACACCAGGTCGATTTCTTATTCTGGATGCTTCACACAAGTCTTTCTCTTTATCATCTTTATTTCAGCAGATTTTGCATTATTGACTGTCATGGCATACGACCGACACATCGCCATCTGCCGACCACTGCACTATGAGACAGTGATGAACAGGAGATCATGTGTCCAAATGGCAGCAGGTGTGTGGATCAGTGGCATTCTTTACTCTGCCCTGCACACTGGGAGCACATTAGTGATATCTTTCTGTGGAGGCAACGTGatggatcagttcttctgtgaaatcccccagctccTCAAGCTCGCCTGCTTTGACTCAGACTTCAATGAAACTGTGGCTATTGTCTTCAGTGCATGCTTAGCCTTAAGCTGCTTTGTTTTCATAATTGTGTCATAtgttcagattttcaaagcagtgctgAGAATCCCCTCTGCGCAGGGCCGgcgtaaagccttctccacctgccttccTCACCTTACTGTGGTCTCCTTGTTTATTTGCACTGGGACTGTTGCCTACCTGAAACCGGCCTCCAGCTCAGCATCAGGTCTGGATCTCATGGTGGGTGTTCTCTATTCCGTGGTGCCTCCAATGATGAATCCGATCATCTACAGCATGAGAAACAGGGAGGTGAAAGGTTCATTGAGTAAACTGATAGGTTGGAGGTTATTCAGCAAGAATAAAATGTTCATATTTCTCTATTGA